One region of Eriocheir sinensis breed Jianghai 21 chromosome 36, ASM2467909v1, whole genome shotgun sequence genomic DNA includes:
- the LOC127007887 gene encoding uncharacterized protein LOC127007887, producing MEGGHRWYSGVVLMMPGSPQGVLWRRTTSMECVPRAWFLLPLLLPPLLLGTLADPRSPTTQQVAQVSGGRQVEWNSGDRPGTQVSHTHPPPPPPTTARATPAPLHPSLSFTEGADRTRRSLHRASHRRRLASTARRPTRQQQRNFRAAPPQTRSIRPHAKSRSNGRRKNNRGLKKGRKHKHKSSSSPPVVRDAARATYVIRSKPDITRGGVQEAPRQAPSPAGASHQGHGFQHYSDFNRRAEESEAALRSRASRQTVISTPDTIVKDGQIFHRHNGKEENDRVTRGQSNRRHARPGDQLGRYDDIPQRDSNGGSLSGVHGGGNYFTAEALNSGGKSHTWVAGNVRGVDGSALTLNGGQLTQAALTLGENSSSRAQVTDHHGTDDPILASNVGAGQQSGTADARARAPDAATTHAQIEFSPDGINEAEPGEHGAASAIATPHGESTLATLGGKSVHGSYLGTAHSSTLQAQSLHAHQGEALPSVEGNMVPGHSSRDMIRMEMSDMLSNIMETVHQPQMLPEVAALPPPPPHLIPSGTGLVPAREGLVVASGVPPQESEIGQVPQQVHEEQEGGGRKVAPPAAGQVGMATYFQGELGTPPNGTDLAETHYEDYSFDPSNYYDFNGSTDYLDPSIFHVQPLEEDLYPLYPTPAPSLAFPQPDLTSHPPGLVHQLQTTTPDLQPHPSQPLEPHQTSDPHQTPEQPHDPDYSQTPDQPYIPDYTNPQDYSETPEGIPDHSYSAKQPYIPRYFQNYNQTHIPDYSRTTNGIPSSSQTPDHTPDYSQTPDRFQDYYQTPDRIPGHSQSQDRYLDYYQTLDYSQILDYSQTPDHIPDYSQTPDRTPGHSQTPDHIPDSQVPDLSQTADGIPDHIPDSQTPEHSQTPDSQTPDHLPETSPTPDHSQTPDYSQTPDPIPDSQTPDHIPETSRTPDDSQTSDRVPDNSTKLDPIPDHSQTQDRIPGHSQTPDHSPTQDRIPDHSQTPDRIPDYSQTPDHIPGYSQTPDYYRTPDRIPSYSQTPDRTSDHSRTPDYSQTPDRIPGHSQTPDHSRTPDYSQTPDRIPDYSQTPDRIPGYSQTPDYSQTQDRIPDYSQTPNRTSGYSQTSDRIPDYSQTPNHTSGYSQTPDRIPDYSQTPDRIPDYSQTPDHSQTPDFIPDYSQTQDRIPDYSQTPNRTSGYSQTPDRIPDYSQTPDRIPDYSQTPDYSRASDRIPGYSQTPDRTSDYSQTPDRIPSYSQTPDRIPDYSQTPDRTSDYSQTPDRIPDYSQTPDRILDYSQTPDRTSDYSQTPDRIPGYPQTPDRTSDRIPDYSQTPDRTPGYSQTPDRIPDYSQTPDRTPGYSQTPDRIPDYSQTPDRTSGYSQTPDRIPDYSQTPDRTSGYSQTPDRTSGYSQTPDRTSGYSQTPDRTSGYSQTPDHISGYSQTLDHSRTPDQQWRHQPQQPDRQTPAQPSIPYSSPGRQQPHTLDRHTPVRPPAPDQPTRTHHQPSHPLSSRPSGTGVAARDRGRGWAVETTPMPMGIPIVPGEPGSTQTLPNGRDGPTLNVITMGQGQRMKTSLMQQPGIYIQAGEKIPGAPGYSIPPGFRGRVILGQSSPAGASSQRMVQGFNTHLSLTSQSPGSDRVFASVTGPHASRQLTSEGGVPGLHVTLGGSEGHRPRHQDPQQYSSSDDYHTGRGRGTSGQGTWTGSQSGHTRPSHRGQQSGRGRPFTSSTSSSRGRTSQPSRSRGTSWNGRQSSPQNGRKCGYFKIVCMVVIDNAGQQRKCQPSYRTRDCCC from the exons GTAGCCCAGGTGAGTGGCGGCCGGCAGGTAGAATGGAACTCAGGTGATCGACCCGGCACGCAGGTCTcccacacccatccaccaccacctccacccaccaccgcccgagccacccccgcccccctccacccATCGCTCTCGTTCACAG AAGGTGCCGACAGGACGAGGAGAAGCCTTCACCGTGCctctcaccgccgccgcctcgcctcaACGGCTAGAAGGCCCACCAGACAACAGCAGAGAAATTTCAGAGCTGCGCCGCCCCAGACTCGCTCCATTAGACCCCATGCAAAATCACGATCcaacggaagaaggaaaaataaccgAGGCCTCAAAAAGGGGAGGAAACACAAGCATAAGTCCTCCTCGAGCCCTCCAGTGGTGCGTGACGCTGCTAGAGCCACTTACG TGATCAGAAGCAAGCCAGATATTACGCGAGGCGGGGTGCAGGAGGCGCCTCGTCAGGCTCCCTCTCCTGCCGGAGCGAGTCACCAAGGTCACGGTTTCCAGCATTACAGTGACTTCAACCGCAGGGCCGAGGAGAGCGAGGCTGCCCTCAGGAGCCGTGCTTCAAGACAGACTGTCATTAGCACACCTGACACCATCGTGAAGGACGGACAGATATTCCATAGGCATAACGGCAAAGAGGAAAACGACAGGGTCACCAGAGGACAGAGTAATCGGCGACACGCCAGACCTGGGGATCAGCTGGGCCGGTATGACGATATACCGCAGCGGGACTCAAATGGCGGAAGCCTGTCAGGAGTACATGGTGGCGGCAACTACTTCACGGCGGAAGCCCTGAACAGCGGCGGGAAGAGCCACACATGGGTGGCAGGCAACGTACGGGGAGTGGACGGGTCGGCGCTGACCCTCAATGGAGGACAGCTGACCCAGGCTGCATTGACACTTGGGGAAAACTCTTCATCCAGGGCACAAGTCACCGATCACCACGGGACTGACGATCCCATACTCGCCTCCAATGTGGGGGCAGGCCAACAGAGTGGCACGGCGGACGCCAGGGCACGCGCCCCCGACGCTGCCACCACTCATGCCCAGATCGAGTTTTCCCCTGATGGCATCAACGAGGCAGAGCCGGGTGAGCATGGCGCCGCCTCGGCGATTGCCACCCCACACGGCGAGTCCACTCTGGCCACGCTGGGCGGCAAGTCGGTGCACGGGTCATACTTGGGTACGGCACACTCCAGCACCCTTCAGGCCCAGTCCCTCCATGCCCACCAGGGCGAGGCTCTGCCCTCCGTTGAGGGCAACATGGTTCCAGGGCACAGCAGCAGGGACATGATTAGGATGGAGATGTCAGATATGTTGAGCAATATCATGGAGACGGTGCACCAGCCACAGATGCTGCCAGAGGTGGCAGCGCTGCCCCCGCCTCCGCCCCACCTCATTCCGTCAGGTACTGGCCTTGTTCCTGCTAGGGAGGGCCTGGTGGTGGCCAGCGGTGTGCCGCCCCAGGAAAGTGAGATCGGCCAAGTGCCCCAACAAGTACATGAGGAACAGGAGGGTGGTGGACGGAAGGTAGCCCCTCCGGCAGCGGGGCAGGTGGGCATGGCCACTTACTTCCAGGGAGAGCTGGGCACACCTCCAAATGGAACTGATCTGGCTGAAACACACTACGAGGACTACAGTTTCGACCCGTCTAACTATTACGATTTCAACGGCTCAACAGACTACCTGGACCCCTCAATCTTCCACGTGCAGCCCCTGGAGGAGGACTTGTACCCCCTGTACCCCACACCTGCCCCTAGCTTGGCCTTCCCTCAGCCAGACCTCACCTCCCATCCTCCAGGTCTTGTTCACCAGCTCCAGACCACTACGCCAGACCTGCAGCCACACCCCAGCCAGCCCCTTGAGCCCCACCAAACTTCTGACCCTCACCAAACTCCAGAACAGCCCCATGATCCGGACTACTCCCAGACTCCAGACCAACCTTATATCCCTGACTACACTAATCCCCAAGACTACTCAGAAACTCCAGAGGGCATTCCCGACCACTCCTACTCAGCCAAACAACCCTATATTCCAAGATACTTTCAAAATTATAATCAAACACATATTCCTGACTATTCCCGAACTACAAACGGCATTCCAAGTTCCTCCCAGACTCCAGATCACACTCCCGATTATTCTCAAACTCCGGATCGCTTCCAAGATTATTACCAAACTCCAGACCGCATTCCAGGCCATTCCCAGTCTCAAGATCGCTATCTAGATTATTACCAAACTCTGGACTATTCCCAGATTCTAGATTATTCGCAAACTCCAGACCACATTCCAGACTATTCCCAGACTCCAGATCGCACTCCAGGCCATTCCCAAACACCAGATCACATTCCAGATTCCCAAGTTCCAGACCTTTCTCAAACAGCAGATGGCATTCCAGACCATATTCCAGATTCACAAACTCCTGAACATTCTCAAACACCAGATTCCCAGACTCCAGACCACCTTCCAGAGACTTCTCCAACACCAGACCATTCCCAGACTCCAGACTATTCCCAGACTCCTGACCCAATTCCAGATTCCCAGACACCAGACCACATTCCAGAAACTTCTCGAACACCAGACGATTCCCAAACATCAGACCGAGTTCCAGACAATTCCACGAAACTTGACCCTATTCCAGATCATTCCCAAACACAAGATCGCATTCCAGGCCATTCCCAAACACCAGACCATTCCCCAACACAAGATCGCATTCCAGACCATTCCCAAACCCCAGACCGCATTCCAGATTACTCCCAAACTCCAGACCACATTCCGGGTTATTCCCAAACACCAGACTATTACCGAACTCCAGACCGCATTCCAAGCTATTCCCAGACTCCAGACCGCACTTCAGATCATTCCCGAACTCCAGATTACTCCCAAACTCCAGACCGCATTCCAGGTCATTCCCAAACACCAGACCATTCCCGAACTCCAGACTACTCCCAGACTCCAGACCGCATTCCAGACTATTCCCAGACTCCAGACCGTATTCCAGGCTACTCCCAAACTCCAGACTATTCCCAGACTCAAGACCGTATTCCAGACTATTCCCAGACTCCAAACCGCACTTCAGGCTATTCCCAGACTTCAGACCGCATTCCAGACTATTCCCAGACTCCAAACCACACTTCAGGCTATTCCCAAACTCCAGACCGTATTCCAGACTACTCCCAAACTCCAGACCGCATTCCAGACTATTCCCAGACTCCAGACCACTCCCAAACTCCAGACTTCATTCCAGACTATTCCCAGACTCAAGACCGCATTCCAGACTATTCCCAGACTCCAAACCGCACTTCAGGCTATTCCCAAACTCCAGACCGCATTCCAGACTATTCCCAGACTCCAGACCGTATTCCAGACTACTCCCAAACTCCAGACTACTCACGAGCTTCAGACCGCATTCCAGGCTATTCCCAGACTCCAGACCGCACTTCAGACTATTCCCAGACTCCAGACCGTATTCCAAGCTATTCCCAGACTCCAGACCGCATTCCAGACTATTCCCAGACTCCAGACCGCACTTCAGACTATTCCCAGACCCCAGACCGTATTCCAGACTATTCCCAGACTCCAGACCGTATTCTAGACTATTCCCAGACTCCAGACCGCACTTCAGACTATTCCCAGACTCCAGACCGTATTCCAGGCTATCCCCAGACTCCAGACCGCACTTCAGACCGTATTCCAGACTATTCCCAGACTCCAGACCGCACTCCAGGCTATTCCCAGACTCCAGACCGTATTCCAGACTATTCCCAGACTCCAGACCGCACTCCAGGCTACTCCCAGACTCCAGACCGTATTCCAGACTATTCCCAGACTCCAGACCGCACTTCAGGCTATTCCCAGACTCCAGACCGTATTCCAGACTATTCCCAGACTCCAGACCGCACTTCAGGCTATTCCCAGACTCCAGACCGCACTTCAGGCTACTCCCAGACTCCAGACCGCACTTCAGGCTATTCCCAGACTCCAGACCGCACTTCAGGCTATTCCCAGACTCCAGACCACATTTCAGGCTATTCTCAAACCCTAGACCATTCCCGAACTCCAGACCAACAATGGCGACATCAGCCTCAGCAGCCAGACCGCCAGACCCCAGCTCAGCCTTCCATTCCATACTCCTCCCCTGGTCGTCAACAGCCTCACACCCTTGACCGTCACACTCCAGTTCGGCCTCCTGCTCCTGACCAGCCCACCAGGACACACCACCAACCCAGCCACCCCCTGAGTTCCAGACCTTCAGGGACAGGTGTAGCAGCAAGGGATAGGGGTAGGGGATGGGCTGTTGAGACTACACCAATGCCTATGGGAATACCCATAGTCCCTGGTGAGCCTGGCAGCACCCAGACCTTGCCCAATGGTAGGGATGGACCCACCCTGAATGTCATAACAATGGGTCAAGGCCAAAGAATGAAGACGTCACTCATGCAACAACCTGGGATCTACATTCAAGCTGGGGAGAAGATTCCCGGGGCCCCAGGTTACAGCATCCCTCCTGGGTTTCGTGGTCGTGTCATCCTGGGACAGAGTTCACCAGCAGGGGCCAGCTCACAAAGAATGGTGCAGGGTTTCAACACGCACCTGAGCCTCACATCACAGTCACCAGGTTCAGACAGAGTGTTTGCCTCAGTCACTGGCCCCCACGCATCACGACAGCTGACCAGTGAAGGTGGAGTGCCAGGGCTGCACGTCACTCTGGGTGGGTCAGAGGGGCACCGCCCACGTCACCAAGATCCTCAACAATACTCATCTTCTGATGACTAccacacaggaagaggaagaggaacatcagGACAGGGGACATGGACTGGCAGCCAATCAGGACACACAAGGCCTTCCCATAGAGGTCAGCAGAGTGGTAGAGGAAGACCATTCACTTCATCCACAAGCTCAAGTCGAGGACGCACAAGTCAGCCCAGTAGATCAAGGGGTACATCTTGGAATGGCAGACAGAGCTCTCCACAAAATGGAAGAAAGTGTGGCTACTTCAAAATCGTATGCATGGTGGTGATAGACAATGCTGGTCAACAGAGGAAGTGTCAGCCTTCCTACAGAACTCGTGACTGCTGCTGCTAA